Sequence from the Pseudomonadota bacterium genome:
GTTTGCATCATTCGAATTCTCGTGTGCGATCAGCCAGGCGTCTACGTCCTCTAAGAATGTCTGAGCCCGCTCTTCGAGAAACGCGCGGAAGGCCGGTGCGTGCTTGAGCGGAATCTCCGCACTCCAGGCACGACCTTCGAAACGACTCTGCGCGGGATCTTCGCGGTAAATGTTGTGGCGTACGGTAGTACCCAGATCCGCCAGCACCAGGCCCGCACGCTCGATCGCATGGGGGTCGGTGGATTCCGGCTGGAAGTAGCGCGTGAGCGGACGCAGAGCGCCGTCATCCTCACGCTTGACCGCGCCCACGGACATCAGTTCCTTCAGCATCGCCGTCAGGGGAATATCCGCCCCGCTGTAGCGCTTGTAGAGCGATGTGAAGCTGAGTTCGCCCTCCATCGGGAGCGTCAGAGGACCGCCCTGCTCATCCAGGAATGCCTCGTCCGTGTGCCACCCCATCAGCACCCGTGCAGCGCTGTGCACACGGTCGCCCGTGGGAGACTCCTCACCGGCCAGGATGTCGCGCTGGCGACTCGCGTCGCGACGGGTCAAGCCGGTCAACATGGCGACGCGCGATATATTCGTGGGACGCCCGTCGATACCAAACTCCTTCATGGCCACGTCCACGTAGGCCAGCCGCAGCAGATCTGCGAACTGTCGAAACGTGATGCCCGACCGCAAGGTGATACTCACGATCGGACGCAACATGCGCCGAACGAAGGTACCGATTGAGGAGCTGATATCTGCCACTGTGTCCTTTGGTATCAATTGTTGTCCGACACATCGGGGCCCGTAGGATGCCCCAGGCCCGTGCGGAATTTCAAAACGCCGCTGCTGAGCGACTACGAAGCCACCCGCGGCCGCCCACATGATTAATAACTCAATGATTTAGATCACAATTCTGACGTGAGACATATTGACTCAAATGCACCCGGCGGGCAGCCAGCGCGGTGCGGCGCAGAAAAC
This genomic interval carries:
- a CDS encoding DUF6502 family protein; the protein is MWAAAGGFVVAQQRRFEIPHGPGASYGPRCVGQQLIPKDTVADISSSIGTFVRRMLRPIVSITLRSGITFRQFADLLRLAYVDVAMKEFGIDGRPTNISRVAMLTGLTRRDASRQRDILAGEESPTGDRVHSAARVLMGWHTDEAFLDEQGGPLTLPMEGELSFTSLYKRYSGADIPLTAMLKELMSVGAVKREDDGALRPLTRYFQPESTDPHAIERAGLVLADLGTTVRHNIYREDPAQSRFEGRAWSAEIPLKHAPAFRAFLEERAQTFLEDVDAWLIAHENSNDANEESVRIGAGAYEIHTIIDEQPTQAAAQPVQQEQ